The genome window GCACAACTCACGCTGAATGGAAGGCTCGACGTGCAAGCCACTATGCCGACAAGGGCTATACGGGCCCACGAAAGGCAAGATCAAGCCGAGCCATCATTAATGCCAACGAAGGACATGATGCCAATATGCGTAGAGTCAGCTCCCGGCGAACACGGCCAGCCCCGGTAAATGATGTTGAGAAGCTGATCAACGAATCCTTAGAGGAAGACAGGTCACTGTCTAACCCTCCTGTGGGCGGTAACTCGATGCCCTACGAGTCCCTTGAAACCCGCTCTGAAGAGTACGGCCAGGATGGAGAGTACGAAGATGATTGATCATGACGAACAAAGTCTGCCTGACCTCAATCCTGCCGTAGTTGCTTTTAAAGAATGGCGAACGCGACATGGACGCTTCCAAGAAGCATTAGACAATATTCGTCGGACTCATCAAATGTCCGGCGTCGAGGGGACGGGCATGCTACTGATGGGCATTCCAGGCCTTGGCAAATCTTCAATCCTTGAGTCCTACTCCAGGAAGTATCTGGAGGGGCGCATGGACCTAGAGAGTCCAGAGCGCTCGAAAGAGCCTGTCATTCATGTCTCCGTACCTGCGGAGCCTACGCTCAAGTCAATGATTCACGCTATTCTTTTGGCGTCGAGTTTCGAGGCATCTACCAAGGGCACGGTTGACGAGCTGAAGCAAAAGCTCGACGAATTTATTCGGGAGCGAGGGGTTGAGCTACTCATCTTAGACGAGTTTCAGCACTTCTTGCGCGAGCAGGCAAAGTCAAATACCCGCGGCGTCGTCAACCACATCAAACTCATGATGGATCAGCACAAGCTCGCCGTAGTGATGGCGGGCACGCCTGCCGGCTACAGATCGATAGCGCATTACGAGGAGTTGTATCAGCGGTTTGCTCAGCATCAAACGCGCTTAACACCGTTCCAAGTCGATACAGACGCCGATCTCAACGTTTTCGGTTCCTACCTCAGAGCGTGTAAAAACCGTCTCGAGCGCGAGAGCGTGAAGATCGTCCCAATGGCGAGCAAAGAAATGATAGTCCGCCTATACGTTGCAACTAAGGGAATTCCTCGATTAATCGCAAGCCTCATCGTAATGGCTCTGATGGACGCAGAACCAGGCGAAACAATCACGAGGAATGACCTCGCCCGGGCGCTCTCCAAAACGTCAATGAACCCGGATCTAGGGAACTTCAACCCGTTAAATGCGCCTTTTGATCGGGTCAGAGAACGGGCTGAGAAGGCGACGAGGAAGGCGGCTATCGAGAACAAAAAGAACTGGGATATTCAACGATGAAAAGGTTTGCCGTCCGACCAGAGCCCATTGAAAATGAGTCGTTCAATGGCTTCCTTTTACGCATCGGAAAGCTGAACTGTGTGTTTAAGCATTCTGAGATCGTCAAATATTTAGACTGCGAGCCGACGCCCGCGCCTGGTTATTTTGGCTGGCTTGAAATGCCTTCGAAGCATATATTCAGTGCGTTGGAACGGAAACTCGAAAAGCCTCTGACTAAACACCGGATACGATTCAAGGAAAGAGCGCACTTAAGGTGGCTTTATTCAAAATGGCGCATGATTTTCGACCTGCGGCTCGGCTTCCCCAGAATTTGTACGGCCTGCGTTTCCGAGCAAGGCATCTTGGATTGGAGATGGGGTCTCGCGGTAACGGCACACTGCCCGGAGCATGAGTGTCTACTGACGTCGCACTGTCCGAAATGTGATAAAGAACTTAAGTGGACAAGCAGTCTGCTCATCGGCTGTCCGCACTGCGGAAAAAGCTGGAACGAACTCGATTCCTGCCAACCGTCTGAGATCTCTACAACAGAGCGTCAGCTTTGGGATGACATGGCGACTGCATCCAGCGACGTGGACGAATCACTATTGCAGGACATCTGTCTCGCGATAGTGGTTGCGATGCGTCCTTTCGACTTAGTCTGCGAGTCTGTAAGAAACTGTCCAAAGATAATGGAACACTCCAGGTACGTTGCCCGCGCCTATTCGCTGCTTGAAAGCCCATCAATAAATGCAGCCTGGCGCAAACAGTGCCAAGAGAAGAGAGGCCAGCTGAATTTCTTGGGTCAGGATTTTGTTGAAGCCCCCTGCAACAATTTCCGCTCTCTCTTAGTCAAAGAGTGGTGGGGTCCCAGCGAGCAAGCCCTGCCAACCAAGGAGTTACCTTTCGCCGAAAACGCTTTTTCAGAAACCACTGCTTACATATCTCAATCTAGGCGTGACAAAGCACTGGAGTCGGACGAACAGTCGAACTATCGATTTCAGACAAATGTGATTTCCTTCGCAAAAATACTGGGGTTGAGCGAAGAATCTGCCCAAGACTATTTCAGATGGGATGTGCTGAAATCTCACAAAAACGTCAAGTATTCAACAAGTCGCAGATTCGACCTGCGTGATTTCGGGGAAATCATCCAAAAGCGACCACGCCCAAACGAGTCGATAGAAATATTTCCTGACAACACAATTTTCTCAAGATTCCCGGTAACGTTTGGGCAACTCGCGAATGACGTAATACTGAATCGGGTCGATGGTGGTTTCTCAGATACCCGCGGAGTAAAAAGTCTATTTCTCCATCCCAAAATACTCAAAAAGTGGCTGACTGATCAGCTCATTCGTACCGACGCTCAAGGATTGTCAATGAAGCGTGCCACCAAAGCGCTAAATTGCAGTCGGCAGCACATTCGCAAGCTTGTAGCTGCTAATTTACTCGAATGGGTAGGAGAACATCGGTTTGAACCCAGGGTAGACAATCAATCGTTCTGCGAATATGTCATGCGTTCGGAAAGACTACTTTGATTCGCGGATTCAGCTTTTCCGCTAAGTCTGCCTTTTGAGAGGTATGACTGAAATCGCCATTTAATTCACAATCCGATCAAAACCTTTTTACGCTGCCGCTCTGCCTCAATCACTTCCCGCTTATTGAACACACCCGCCAGATTCCAAATTCGTTGCTAAAGCGAATTCACTTTACCTTCCCTAATTTCAATGCTATTAATTACTGCCATTGAATATAGGTCAATGTTTTAGTTGACCTTTTCCAGAAAAATCTCATGATTCCGTGGGAAAGCGACAACAAATCTCACGTTAAGTCTGACATCTCTAATCGCCATGATGGCGACCCCTCTCTAACCTCCTGATTCCTCAACACCCAGAATCTCACCCCAGCCTTGGACTGACACAGAGTCGGGGAGCTGGTAGGCGAATCGCCTGCCAGCTTTTTCAGTAAAGCATGCATACAAGACAGCGAGGTGAAGGAAGATGTCAGGCAAAACCGTCAACAGTGCGATTCTTCTGCTGGTGATCGGCAACGCCATGGCGTTGCTCTCGGATGTCTTTATCAAACTGCTGGAACCCGGCGCGCCGGTCTTCCAGTTTGCGTTCCTGCGCTGTCTGATCACACTCGCTTTCCTGATACCCCTGGCCGGTCAACTGGACCGTAAGCGCCTGTTTGCGGGCTTCAGGATTCACGCCTTCCGGGCACATATTCATCTCGCCGGCATCCTGTGCATGGTCATCGCCCTGGGCAATCTGCCTCTGGCCACCGCCAACGCAGTGTTCTATGCCGCCCCCATCCTCGTCATGGTTTTATCCGTCATTCTGTTCAGGGAACGCCTGACTCCGCTGAGTGTGATTGCGGTTTTCAGCGGATTCGCCGGCATTGTGGTTATCCTGCGGCCAATGGAATTCAACTGGGCCGCTGTCGCGGCGCTGGGCTCCGCGTTTGCCCTGGCGATCAATGCAGTCATGGTTCGCCGGCTGCCGAAAGCGCAGTCCACGGTGCACAAGCTGTTCCTGAACTACCTGCTGATCCTGCCTGCAGCCGGCGCCCTTGCCTGGTGGGAAGGCGCCGCCTGGGATTCCGGGATACTGATCAGCGCCCTGGGATCATCCCTGTTCATATTGGGTTACAACATCACCGTTTTGTTGGCCTACCAGCAGGTTGATGCCAACCAGGTGACCAGTGCCGAATATACTGGCCTGATCTGGGCTGTGGGTATTGGCTGGGTCGGCTTTGGTGAAGTTCCGGATCTGTGGTTCCTGGCCGGCAGCCTGATGATTGTGGTGCCGCTGATCCTGATCGGACTGCAGCACCGTCGCAAAGAGCCGGCCAGGGGCTTTAACGGCGGGAATGCTCGATTAGCTCACGAGTATTGTGAATGATCCGTGCCATACGGTACTCCGGCGGCACGTGATCATCGAACCCGATATTCATCCGGTATTCACGATGATGGGAATGCCGGTGGTACCGGTCCCTGTGATCACGGTGCCGATATGAGTGCCGGTGCTTGTCCCGGTGATGATGATTACGGTCGTAACGACTGTAATGGTCGCGCTCCCGCTTGTGGTGCTTACGCTTGTGTTTGTGCTTATACCGGCGATCACGGTCATGGTGATCGCGCCGATAGTGGGCTTGCAGAATTCCCTTCTTCTGGTGGCCGGGCGGCATCGCCTTACCCCGGTCCAGCTGTTTCTGGATGCCCGGCGGATGGCCAAACCCCCTGTGGTCATCTGCCATGACTGTCGAGGCACTCACCAGCAGAGCCGCGATGCAGCTTCCAATCAG of Marinobacter sediminum contains these proteins:
- a CDS encoding TniB family NTP-binding protein, which gives rise to MIDHDEQSLPDLNPAVVAFKEWRTRHGRFQEALDNIRRTHQMSGVEGTGMLLMGIPGLGKSSILESYSRKYLEGRMDLESPERSKEPVIHVSVPAEPTLKSMIHAILLASSFEASTKGTVDELKQKLDEFIRERGVELLILDEFQHFLREQAKSNTRGVVNHIKLMMDQHKLAVVMAGTPAGYRSIAHYEELYQRFAQHQTRLTPFQVDTDADLNVFGSYLRACKNRLERESVKIVPMASKEMIVRLYVATKGIPRLIASLIVMALMDAEPGETITRNDLARALSKTSMNPDLGNFNPLNAPFDRVRERAEKATRKAAIENKKNWDIQR
- a CDS encoding TniQ family protein; translation: MKRFAVRPEPIENESFNGFLLRIGKLNCVFKHSEIVKYLDCEPTPAPGYFGWLEMPSKHIFSALERKLEKPLTKHRIRFKERAHLRWLYSKWRMIFDLRLGFPRICTACVSEQGILDWRWGLAVTAHCPEHECLLTSHCPKCDKELKWTSSLLIGCPHCGKSWNELDSCQPSEISTTERQLWDDMATASSDVDESLLQDICLAIVVAMRPFDLVCESVRNCPKIMEHSRYVARAYSLLESPSINAAWRKQCQEKRGQLNFLGQDFVEAPCNNFRSLLVKEWWGPSEQALPTKELPFAENAFSETTAYISQSRRDKALESDEQSNYRFQTNVISFAKILGLSEESAQDYFRWDVLKSHKNVKYSTSRRFDLRDFGEIIQKRPRPNESIEIFPDNTIFSRFPVTFGQLANDVILNRVDGGFSDTRGVKSLFLHPKILKKWLTDQLIRTDAQGLSMKRATKALNCSRQHIRKLVAANLLEWVGEHRFEPRVDNQSFCEYVMRSERLL
- a CDS encoding DMT family transporter, which gives rise to MSGKTVNSAILLLVIGNAMALLSDVFIKLLEPGAPVFQFAFLRCLITLAFLIPLAGQLDRKRLFAGFRIHAFRAHIHLAGILCMVIALGNLPLATANAVFYAAPILVMVLSVILFRERLTPLSVIAVFSGFAGIVVILRPMEFNWAAVAALGSAFALAINAVMVRRLPKAQSTVHKLFLNYLLILPAAGALAWWEGAAWDSGILISALGSSLFILGYNITVLLAYQQVDANQVTSAEYTGLIWAVGIGWVGFGEVPDLWFLAGSLMIVVPLILIGLQHRRKEPARGFNGGNARLAHEYCE